The Halogranum gelatinilyticum genome contains a region encoding:
- a CDS encoding translation initiation factor IF-6: MLRASFAGSSYVGVFARATDNVVLVRPDLSDELVADLEAEFDTPVLKTNVAGSGTVGALATGNENGVLVSGRATDREKDRIADATGLPVVGLPGRINAAGNVVLTNDYGAWIHPDLGDEAVDAVKEALQVPIERGDLGDVRTVGTAAVANNSGVLCHPKSRDEELDALEEHLGVRADIGTVNYGAPLVGSGLVANDEGYLVGEETTGPELGRIEDALDFID, encoded by the coding sequence GTGCTCCGCGCCTCTTTCGCTGGGTCGTCGTACGTCGGTGTCTTCGCGCGTGCAACGGACAACGTCGTGCTCGTCCGCCCCGACTTGAGCGACGAGCTCGTCGCCGACCTCGAAGCCGAGTTCGACACGCCCGTCCTCAAGACGAACGTCGCCGGCTCCGGCACCGTCGGCGCGCTGGCGACCGGCAACGAGAACGGGGTTCTCGTCTCCGGCCGCGCGACCGACCGCGAGAAGGACCGTATCGCCGACGCCACCGGGCTTCCGGTCGTCGGTCTCCCCGGCCGCATCAACGCCGCCGGTAACGTCGTCCTCACGAACGACTACGGCGCGTGGATTCATCCGGACCTCGGTGACGAGGCGGTCGACGCGGTGAAGGAGGCGTTGCAGGTCCCCATCGAACGCGGCGACCTCGGCGACGTCCGAACGGTCGGCACGGCCGCCGTCGCCAACAACAGCGGCGTCCTCTGTCATCCGAAGTCCCGCGACGAGGAACTCGACGCGCTCGAAGAGCATCTCGGCGTCCGCGCGGACATCGGGACGGTCAACTACGGCGCGCCGCTCGTCGGCTCCGGGCTCGTCGCCAACGACGAGGGCTATCTCGTCGGCGAGGAGACCACGGGTCCCGAACTCGGCCGTATCGAGGACGCGCTGGACTTCATCGACTGA
- the rpl18a gene encoding 50S ribosomal protein L18Ae, with translation MSQFTVSGRFRSRKTWKPFTKSVEAINENVASEYVLSRFGSEHGLKRPHVEIEEVTAA, from the coding sequence ATGAGTCAGTTTACTGTGAGCGGTCGCTTCCGGAGCCGCAAGACCTGGAAGCCGTTTACGAAGAGTGTCGAGGCAATCAACGAGAACGTCGCAAGCGAGTACGTGCTCTCGCGCTTCGGTAGCGAGCACGGTCTCAAGCGCCCCCACGTGGAGATCGAGGAGGTGACCGCAGCATGA
- the pfdA gene encoding prefoldin subunit alpha, whose amino-acid sequence MGGGQQQLQQLSQELQAIDEEIEEVEADIAELEEEKNEIDDAVEAIETLESGSTVQVPLGGGAYLRADVQDIDEVIVSLGGGYAAEQEQGDAIDALRRRQDHLDEEIAELRGEVDDLEDESSEIEQQAQQMQQQMQQQQMQQMQQMQGEGEGDDE is encoded by the coding sequence ATGGGCGGCGGTCAGCAGCAGCTCCAGCAGCTCTCCCAGGAGCTTCAGGCCATCGACGAGGAGATCGAAGAGGTCGAAGCCGACATCGCAGAGCTCGAAGAAGAGAAGAACGAGATCGACGACGCCGTCGAGGCCATCGAGACGCTCGAATCGGGTTCGACGGTGCAGGTCCCGCTCGGTGGCGGCGCGTATCTCCGCGCGGACGTGCAGGACATCGACGAGGTCATCGTCTCGCTCGGCGGCGGCTACGCGGCCGAGCAGGAGCAGGGCGACGCCATCGACGCACTCCGTCGTCGGCAGGACCACCTCGACGAGGAGATCGCAGAGCTCCGCGGTGAGGTCGACGACCTCGAAGACGAGAGCTCCGAGATCGAACAGCAGGCCCAGCAGATGCAGCAGCAGATGCAGCAGCAGCAGATGCAGCAGATGCAGCAGATGCAGGGAGAAGGCGAAGGCGACGACGAGTAA
- the ftsY gene encoding signal recognition particle-docking protein FtsY: protein MFDGLKDKLNSFRKDVEETAEEKAEAAEEADQPDQAADADQQSASTADAETAAVDDGASTESDAAASTETLVDETTDAETAAEQAEAATSPADTEVEESTESVESEPSTPADEPVDAEEDESEIPEFARRSSSSSDEAEEKEGSTSRWRQAKAFATGRIIIEEEDLEEPLWQLQMALLESDVEMNVAERMLDTIREKMIGESRKQVDTTAELVEEALHDALLDVISVGQFDFDQRIQDADKPVVIIFTGVNGVGKTTSIAKMSEYLESQGVSTVLANGDTYRAGANEQISKHAENLDRKLIAHEQGGDPAAVIYDAVEYAEAHDVDVVLGDTAGRLHTSNDLMAQLEKINRVVGPDMTLFVDEAVAGQDAVQRAKKFNEAAEIDGAILTKADADSQGGAAISIAYVTGKPILFLGTGQGYGDLERFEPEALVSDLLGAEE from the coding sequence ATGTTCGACGGACTGAAAGACAAGCTCAACAGTTTCCGCAAAGACGTCGAGGAGACCGCCGAGGAGAAGGCCGAGGCGGCTGAGGAGGCCGACCAGCCGGACCAGGCGGCCGACGCCGACCAGCAGTCCGCCTCGACGGCCGACGCGGAAACCGCCGCGGTCGACGATGGCGCAAGCACCGAGAGCGACGCCGCCGCCTCGACCGAGACGCTCGTCGACGAGACGACGGACGCGGAGACGGCAGCCGAGCAGGCGGAGGCCGCGACGTCGCCAGCGGACACCGAGGTGGAGGAGTCCACCGAGTCCGTCGAGTCCGAGCCGTCGACACCGGCCGACGAACCGGTCGACGCGGAGGAAGACGAGAGCGAGATTCCCGAGTTCGCCCGGCGGTCGTCGTCCTCGAGCGACGAGGCCGAAGAGAAGGAAGGTTCCACCAGCCGCTGGCGACAGGCGAAGGCGTTCGCCACGGGCCGCATCATCATCGAGGAGGAAGACCTCGAAGAGCCGCTGTGGCAACTCCAGATGGCACTGCTCGAGAGCGACGTCGAGATGAACGTCGCCGAGCGGATGCTCGATACCATCCGCGAGAAGATGATCGGCGAGTCCCGCAAGCAGGTCGATACGACCGCGGAACTCGTCGAGGAGGCGCTGCACGACGCGCTGCTCGACGTCATCAGCGTCGGCCAGTTCGACTTCGACCAGCGGATTCAGGACGCCGACAAGCCCGTCGTCATCATCTTCACCGGCGTCAACGGCGTGGGGAAGACGACCTCCATCGCCAAGATGTCGGAGTATCTCGAATCGCAGGGCGTCTCGACGGTGCTCGCCAACGGCGACACCTACCGTGCGGGTGCCAACGAGCAGATCAGCAAGCACGCCGAGAACCTCGACCGCAAGCTCATCGCCCACGAACAGGGCGGTGACCCGGCAGCGGTCATCTACGACGCCGTCGAATACGCCGAGGCCCACGACGTCGACGTCGTCCTCGGCGACACGGCCGGTCGCCTGCACACGAGCAACGACCTGATGGCACAGCTGGAGAAGATCAACCGCGTCGTCGGTCCCGACATGACGCTGTTCGTCGACGAGGCGGTCGCGGGCCAGGACGCGGTCCAGCGCGCCAAGAAGTTCAACGAGGCGGCCGAGATCGACGGGGCCATCCTGACGAAGGCCGACGCCGACTCGCAGGGCGGTGCGGCCATCTCCATCGCCTACGTCACGGGTAAGCCCATCCTCTTCCTCGGCACGGGACAGGGCTACGGCGACCTCGAACGGTTCGAGCCAGAAGCGCTGGTCTCGGACCTCCTCGGTGCCGAGGAGTAG